CTTATGCCTTTAAGAGAGAAAATCATTTCAGGACTTCCTGTGTGGGGAACCTGTGCTGGTATGATACTGCTTGCTAAATATATTGAGGAATCCTCAGTTGAATATCTTAAAGTTATGGACATAAAAGTAAAGAGAAATGCATATGGAAGCCAAATACATAGCTTTAAAAGGAATGTTGTAATCAATGAGATTTCGAGTGAGCCAATACCATTAGTTTTTATTCGTGGCCCCTTAATCACAGAAGGTTTTAACGATGTTAAAATAATATGTACTGTTGATGGCAAAATTGTAGCAGTAAAACAAAAAAATATGTTAGCCACATCATTCCATCCTGAAATTACTGATAATTTAGAAGTTCATAAATATTTTGTAAATATGTGTAAATAAAACCTATGTGCTAGCACTTATTTGACATTATGAGCATATCAATTCACAGAGCTCACCCTAATTCTAAGAAAAACAATGCATTTTATAATATATTATACTCACAATAACAAAATATATATAATTACAAATTACAG
This DNA window, taken from Clostridium estertheticum, encodes the following:
- the pdxT gene encoding pyridoxal 5'-phosphate synthase glutaminase subunit PdxT, with the translated sequence MRIGVLSLQGGVIEHINHIHQLGHEGVEIKKLEDMKDLQGIILPGGESTTIGKLLSERKMLMPLREKIISGLPVWGTCAGMILLAKYIEESSVEYLKVMDIKVKRNAYGSQIHSFKRNVVINEISSEPIPLVFIRGPLITEGFNDVKIICTVDGKIVAVKQKNMLATSFHPEITDNLEVHKYFVNMCK